In a single window of the Zea mays cultivar B73 chromosome 5, Zm-B73-REFERENCE-NAM-5.0, whole genome shotgun sequence genome:
- the LOC103626132 gene encoding phosphatidylinositol 4-phosphate 5-kinase 9 yields the protein MTAPVSLPNELEAVSHSARVELFRDASCNIENEVLASLGNGQDSTAVGATPGFRVGEIRFANGDIYSGTLLGNTPEGSGQYRWSDGCTYDGEWNKGMRHGQGKTEWPSGATYEGEYSGGYVYGEGTYKGPDKIIYKGRWKLNHKHGLGHQTYPNGDMFEGSWIQGEIVGHGKYTWANGDTYVGNMKSGKMSGKGTLTWKNGDSYEGNWIDGMMHGYGIYTWNECGYYIGTWTRGLKDGKGKFFPKGCRVPVNDEMYINNLRNRGVLPDIRRQNHGSRILHSSSVDMGNMKVGMARQSSDVLFKRNSAEQSSLKNVSLERRWSLEVAIEKFIGHESSESSGLESLENLSDSRLPILEREYMQGVLISEVVLDRSFSDSSKKTKRRQKKTVRDTKKPGETIIKGHRSYDLMLSLQLGIRYTVGKITPIQKREVRASDFGPRASFWMNFPKEGSRLTPSHSAEDFKWKDYCPMVFRNLREMFKIDAADYMISICGNSALRQLSSPGKSGSVFFLSQDDRFMIKTLRKSEVQVLLRMLPNYYDHVRTYENTLITKFFGLHRVKPSSGQKFRFVVMGNMFCTELRIHRRFDLKGSSLGRSTDKIEIDENTTLKDLDLNYSFYLEPSWREALLKQIETDSDFLRTQRIMDYSLLLGVHYRAPQHLRTRASYHRSMAADRLTVVSEEDAQEDDALSHPEGLVLVQSSGENSVIVGPHIRGSRLRASAAGFGEVDLLLPGTARLQIQLGVNMPARAEQTPKEDESKPFREVYDVVLYLGIIDILQEYNMTKKIEHAVKSMQYDSVSISAVDPQFYSERFLNFIQTVFPENS from the exons ATGACAGCCCCTGTGTCTCTTCCAAATGAGCTAGAAGCGGTCTCCCATTCTGCAAGGGTTGAGTTATTCCGAGACGCTAGTTGCAACATAGAAAATGAGGTGTTGGCCAGTTTGGGAAATGGCCAAGATTCAACTGCTGTTGGAGCAACTCCTGGTTTCAGAGTTGGAGAGATCAGGTTTGCTAATGGAGATATTTATTCTGGCACATTGTTGGGGAACACACCAGAGGGTTCAGGCCAGTATCGCTGGTCAGATGGTTGCACCTATGATGGTGAGTGGAATAAAGGGATGAGGCATGGGCAAGGAAAGACGGAATGGCCATCTGGAGCCACCTATGAGGGTGAGTATTCTGGTGGCTATGTATATGGTGAAGGTACCTATAAGGGTCCAGATAAAATCATTTACAAGGGACGATGGAAGTTGAATCACAAGCATGGACTTGGACATCAGACATATCCAAATGGAGACATGTTTGAAGGTTCGTGGATTCAGGGAGAAATAGTAGGTCATGGGAAGTACACGTGGGCAAACGGGGACACTTACGTTGGCAACATGAAAAGTGGCAAGATGTCAGGGAAAGGAACTCTTACATGGAAAAATGGGGACTCGTATGAGGGTAACTGGATAGATGGCATGATGCATGGGTATGGAATCTATACATGGAATGAATGTGGGTATTATATTGGAACATGGACAAGGGGACTGAAGGATGGGAAAGGTAAATTCTTTCCGAAAGGTTGTAGAGTACCTGTTAACGACGAGATGTATATCAATAATCTAAGAAATCGTGGTGTACTGCCTGATATTAGAAGGCAGAATCATGGTTCACGCATACTTCACTCTTCCTCGGTTGACATGGGGAACATGAAGGTTGGTATGGCTAGGCAATCTTCAGATGTTTTGTTCAAAAGGAATTCAGCTGAGCAATCTTCTTTGAAGAATGTGTCTTTGGAAAGACGGTGGAGTCTTGAGGTGGCTATTGAAAAATTTATTGGCCATGAATCCAGCGAAAGTTCTGGTCTAGAAAGCTTGGAAAACTTGAGTGATTCTCGTTTGCCCATACTGGAAAGAGAATACATGCAAGGTGTTCTAATCAGTGAGGTGGTTCTTGACAGGAGTTTTTCAGACTCCTCAAAGAAGACAAAACGCCGCCAGAAGAAAACGGTGAGGGACACAAAAAAGCCTGGAGAGACAATAATTAAGGGACACAGAAGCTATGATTTAATGCTCAGCCTGCAGCTTGGAATCAG GTACACAGTTGGAAAGATCACACCAATTCAAAAACGTGAAGTTCGTGCTTCAGATTTTGGACCAAGAGCAAGTTTCTGGATGAACTTCCCAAAAGAAGGATCTCGGCTTACTCCTTCACATTCAGCGGAAGATTTTAAATGGAAAGACTACTGTCCCATGGTTTTCAG GAATTTGAGAGAGATGTTCAAGATTGATGCTGCAGACTATATGATCTCCATATGTGGAAATTCTGCTCTTAGGCAACTATCTTCCCCTGGAAAGAGTGGAAGTGTCTTTTTCCTGTCACAAGATGATAGATTCATGATTAAGACTCTCCGAAAATCTGAAGTGCAG GTTCTTTTACGAATGCTTCCAAACTATTATGATCATGTCCGTACCTATGAGAACACCCTCATAACTAAGTTTTTTGGCCTCCACAGGGTGAAACCTTCTAGTGGTCAAAAG TTTCGGTTTGTTGTAATGGGAAACATGTTTTGCACTGAATTGAGAATCCACCGGAGGTTTGATTTGAAAGGATCATCTTTAGGCCGTTCTACTGATAAAATTGAAATTGACGAGAACACAACTCTGAAGGATTTGGATCTtaactattccttttatcttgaacCTTCCTGGCGTGAGGCTCTTCTTAA ACAGATTGAAACAGACAGTGATTTTTTGAGAACACAGCGGATAATGGATTACAGCCTACTGCTTGGTGTCCATTATAGAGCTCCACAGCACTTGCGGACACGTGCATCTTATCACCGGAGCATGGCAGCAGATAGATTGACTGTTGTTTCAGAAGAAG ATGCTCAGGAAGATGATGCCCTTAGCCATCCAGAAGGACTAGTCTTGGTTCAAAGCAGTGGTGAGAACAGTGTTATTGTTGGCCCTCACATAAGAGGCAGCCGCTTGCGTGCATCGGCTGCTGGATTTGGCGAAGTAGACCTACTGCTGCCTGGAACAGCCAG GCTTCAGATCCAGCTAGGAGTTAACATGCCTGCAAGGGCAGAGCAGACCCCTAAGGAAGATGAAAGCAAACCGTTCCGTGAGGTGTACGATGTGGTCCTCTACC